One genomic region from Yersinia canariae encodes:
- the rplA gene encoding 50S ribosomal protein L1 gives MAKLTKRMRVIRDKVDVTKQYDINEAVALLKELATAKFVESVDVAVNLGIDARKSDQNVRGATVLPHGTGRSVRVAVFAQGANAEAAKEAGAELVGMEDLADQIKKGEMNFDVVIASPDAMRVVGQLGQILGPRGLMPNPKVGTVTPNVAEAVKNAKAGQVRYRNDKNGIIHTTIGKVDFDSEKLRENLESLIVALKRAKPATAKGVYIKKISLSTTMGAGVAIDQSGLTAVVN, from the coding sequence ATGGCTAAGCTGACCAAGCGCATGCGCGTGATCCGTGACAAAGTTGATGTTACTAAGCAATACGATATCAACGAAGCTGTTGCCCTGCTGAAAGAGCTGGCTACTGCTAAATTCGTAGAAAGTGTTGATGTTGCCGTTAACCTCGGTATCGACGCACGTAAATCTGACCAGAACGTTCGTGGTGCAACTGTGTTGCCACACGGTACTGGCCGTTCAGTACGCGTTGCTGTTTTCGCTCAGGGTGCAAACGCTGAAGCTGCGAAAGAAGCTGGCGCTGAATTGGTAGGTATGGAAGATCTGGCTGACCAAATCAAGAAAGGCGAAATGAACTTCGACGTTGTTATTGCTTCCCCGGATGCAATGCGCGTTGTTGGTCAATTGGGCCAAATCTTGGGTCCACGTGGCCTGATGCCTAACCCTAAAGTGGGTACTGTTACTCCTAACGTTGCTGAAGCAGTTAAGAATGCTAAAGCAGGTCAGGTTCGTTATCGCAACGATAAAAACGGTATTATCCACACAACAATTGGTAAAGTTGATTTCGATTCAGAGAAATTGAGAGAAAACTTAGAATCACTGATTGTTGCGCTGAAGCGTGCTAAACCAGCTACAGCGAAAGGCGTTTATATCAAGAAAATCAGCCTGTCCACTACCATGGGCGCCGGCGTTGCTATTGATCAAAGCGGCCTGACAGCAGTAGTGAACTAA
- the rplJ gene encoding 50S ribosomal protein L10, whose amino-acid sequence MALNLQGKQAIVAEVKEVAKGALSAVVADSRGVTVDKMTELRKAGREAGVHMQVVRNTLLRRIVEGTPFECLKDTFVGPTLIAFSSEHPGAAARLFKAFAKDNAKFEVKAAAFEGELIPAAQIDRLATLPTYEEAIARLMGTMKEAAAGKLVRTLAALRDQKEAEAA is encoded by the coding sequence ATGGCACTAAATCTTCAAGGCAAACAAGCGATTGTTGCTGAAGTTAAAGAAGTAGCCAAAGGTGCGCTGTCTGCGGTTGTTGCGGATTCTCGTGGCGTTACCGTTGATAAAATGACTGAACTGCGTAAAGCAGGTCGTGAAGCTGGCGTTCACATGCAAGTTGTTCGTAACACCTTGCTGCGTCGCATTGTTGAAGGCACTCCGTTCGAATGCCTGAAAGACACGTTTGTTGGTCCAACCTTGATTGCATTCTCTTCTGAACACCCGGGCGCAGCTGCTCGTCTGTTCAAAGCATTTGCTAAAGATAATGCAAAATTCGAGGTTAAAGCAGCAGCCTTTGAAGGCGAGTTAATCCCTGCGGCTCAGATCGACCGCCTGGCAACTCTGCCAACCTACGAAGAAGCAATCGCACGTCTGATGGGAACCATGAAAGAAGCCGCTGCTGGCAAATTGGTTCGTACATTGGCTGCGCTGCGTGACCAGAAAGAAGCTGAAGCGGCGTAA
- the rplK gene encoding 50S ribosomal protein L11, translating to MAKKVQAYVKLQVAAGMANPSPPVGPALGQQGVNIMEFCKAFNAKTESIEKGLPIPVVITVYSDRSFTFVTKTPPAAVLLKKAAGIKSGSGKPNKDKVGTVTSAQVREIAETKAADMTGASIDDMMRSIEGTARSMGLVVEG from the coding sequence ATGGCTAAGAAAGTACAAGCCTATGTCAAGCTGCAAGTTGCAGCTGGTATGGCGAACCCAAGTCCACCAGTTGGCCCAGCATTGGGTCAGCAGGGTGTTAACATCATGGAATTCTGTAAAGCGTTCAATGCTAAGACTGAAAGCATTGAAAAAGGCCTGCCGATCCCTGTTGTTATTACTGTTTATTCTGACCGCTCATTCACTTTCGTTACTAAAACCCCGCCAGCAGCAGTTCTGCTGAAAAAAGCGGCAGGTATTAAGTCTGGTTCTGGCAAGCCGAACAAAGACAAAGTAGGGACTGTGACCAGTGCTCAGGTTCGTGAAATCGCAGAAACCAAAGCTGCGGATATGACTGGTGCTTCAATTGACGACATGATGCGTTCAATTGAAGGTACTGCTCGTTCCATGGGCCTGGTAGTGGAGGGTTAA
- the rplL gene encoding 50S ribosomal protein L7/L12 → MSTITKDQILEGVAALSVMEIVELISAMEEKFGVSAAAVAAGPAAAAEAVEEQTEFNVVLASFGDNKVAVIKAVRGATGLGLKEAKDLVESAPAVLKEGVNKDEAESLKKSLEEAGASVEIK, encoded by the coding sequence ATGTCAACTATCACTAAAGACCAAATTCTGGAAGGCGTTGCAGCTCTGTCTGTAATGGAAATCGTTGAACTGATCTCTGCTATGGAAGAGAAATTCGGCGTTTCAGCTGCTGCTGTTGCTGCAGGTCCTGCTGCTGCTGCTGAAGCTGTAGAAGAACAAACTGAATTCAACGTTGTTCTGGCTTCATTCGGCGACAACAAAGTTGCAGTAATCAAAGCTGTTCGCGGCGCAACTGGCCTGGGCTTGAAAGAAGCTAAAGACCTGGTTGAATCCGCACCTGCAGTTCTGAAAGAAGGCGTGAACAAAGACGAAGCTGAGTCTCTGAAAAAATCTCTGGAAGAAGCTGGTGCTTCTGTTGAGATCAAGTAA